Proteins co-encoded in one Glandiceps talaboti chromosome 22, keGlaTala1.1, whole genome shotgun sequence genomic window:
- the LOC144451922 gene encoding neuroligin-4, Y-linked-like: MVGTLKDEMSAPPPDMTREDFNSTVENFVELRWAYTGNQDEITDALIYEYCDPTDIDNEFTLRSEFTQLVTDYTYVAAAELEATGHSYMEENTYYYSWHYRSEHHPRPIWTGAQHSYELYLEFGVPYYGLGRECPWNCYYSDSWWTYQEAWTDKDREISDLFITLISNLAKYGNPTPSPVHGLTWEPFDDITEAYLQINDVSVVDYHYRPREMLFWQDYIQSVAYRQSPAI; the protein is encoded by the exons ATGGTTGGTACCCTAAAAGACGAAATGAGCGCTC CTCCACCTGACATGACTCGTGAAGACTTCAACAGTACTGTTGAGAATTTTGTTGAACTTCGATGGGCTTATACTGGTAATCAAGATGAAATAACTGATGCCCTGATATATGAATACTGTGACCCAACTGACATTGACAATGAATTTACCCTTCGAAGTGAATTTACTCAG TTGGTAACAGACTATACATATGTAGCAGCAGCAGAACTGGAAGCCACTGGTCATTCCTACATGGAAGAGAATACATACTATTATTCCTGGCATTATAGATCGGAACATCATCCACGACCAATATGGACAG GTGCACAGCATAGCTATGAGTTGTATCTGGAATTTGGTGTTCCATACTATGGCTTAGGACGTGAGTGTCCTTGGAATTGTTACTATAGTGATAGTTGGTGGACCTATCAGGAAGCCTGGACAGATAAAGACAGAGAAATAAGTGACCTCTTCATAACCTTAATATCCAACCTTGCAAAATATGg AAATCCAACACCAAGTCCAGTACATGGTTTGACGTGGGAGCCATTTGATGACATCACCGAAGCTTATCTCCAGATTAATGATGTCAGCGTGGTCGACTATCACTACAGACCCAGGGAGATGTTATTTTGGCAAGACTATATTCAGAGTGTGGCATATCGACAAAGTCCTGCCATTTAA
- the LOC144452529 gene encoding carboxylesterase 5A-like → MTRLIKCVLTNHNDQYNLAVVNLIGFLSTGDEVAPGNWGLLDNVIALEWVRDNIASFGGDPTQVTVFGHSAGAVMASMHMYSPLSSGLIAGSLPQSGNAMTPWAVYRSPHDPLDNARELAELVNCPTTSSSDIVDCLRAKPWQELVDQPVNVSVQKFKVSQAQSID, encoded by the exons ATGACTCGACTGATAAAATGTGTGTTAACTAACCACAATGATCAATATAACCTAGCTGTCGTCAATTTGATTG GGTTTTTAAGCACAGGTGATGAGGTTGCCCCTGGTAACTGGGGATTATTAGATAATGTGATTGCATTAGAGTGGGTTCGTGACAACATTGCATCTTTTGGCGGAGACCCAACTCAAGTAACTGTATTTGGTCATAGTGCAGGAGCTGTGATGGCATCGATGCATATGTATTCACCTCTATCATCAG GTTTAATTGCCGGATCCTTGCCTCAAAGTGGTAATGCAATGACACCTTGGGCTGTGTACAGATCTCCCCATGACCCTCTGGATAATGCAAGAGAACTAGCTGAGCTGGTGAACTGTCCTACAACATCATCTTCAGACATAGTCGATTGTCTTCGAGCAAAGCCTTGGCAAGAGCTAGTAGACCAGCCAGTAAATGTAAGTGTACAAAAGTTTAAAGTTTCACAAGCTCAGTCAATAGACTAA